Within the Mauremys reevesii isolate NIE-2019 linkage group 2, ASM1616193v1, whole genome shotgun sequence genome, the region taaatgacttttttgtttcggtGTTCACAAAAAAGCTTAGTTGCGATTAGACGTCTAATGTAgtaaatgccagtgaaaatgaggtaggatcagagattaaaatggggaaagaacaagttaaaaattacctaatcgagttagatgtcttcaaatcaccttTGCCTGataaaatacatcctagaatactcaagagtCAATTGAGGGGATATCTGAACCCTTAGTGATGATCTCTGAAAAGTCacggaagacaggagagattccagaggactggaaaagggcaaatagagTACcagtctataaaaaggggaaataaggagaacccagggaattacaggacagtcagcttaacttcagtacccagaaagataatggagcaaataattaagcaatcagtttgcaaacacctagatgATGATAAGCTGATAAGTAACaggcagcatggatttgtcaagaacaaaacaTGTAACACCAACCTAATAGCTTGCTTTGACAggctaacaagccttgtggatcaggggaagtggtagatgtggtatatcttgactttagtagtAAGGCCTTTAATACTGtatcgcatgaccttctcataaacaaactagggaaatacagcctagatggagctactgtaagatgggttcataactggttggaaaaccgttcccagagagtagttagtTATCAgttgttcacagtcaagctggaagggcatattgagtggggtcccacagggattacttctgggtctggttctgttcagtatcgtcatcagtgatttagatacaGTAATGGCcgagagaatacacttataaagtttgtgcacaataccaagctgggaggggtttcaagtgatttggaggataggattaaacatcaaaatgatctggacaaactggagaaatggtctgaagtaaataggatgaaattcagtaaggacacatgcaaagtactccacttaggaaggaacaatcagttgcacacattcaAAATGGGAAACAAGTGCTTAGCagtcacaagctaaatatgagtcaacagtgtaacactgttgcaaaaaaaaaaaaagtaaacataattctgggatatattaggaGTCTTGTAAGcaacatgagaagtaattcttccgctctactccgcactgattaggccttaactggagtattTTGCCCAATTCttggcgccacatttcaggaaagatgtggataacttggagaaagtccagagaagagcaacaaaaatgattaaagatctagaaaacatgaactaTGACAGAAGATGgaaaaacattgggtttgttgagtttggagaagagaagactgaaaggggtcatgataacagttttcaagtacataaaaggttcttacaaagaggagggagaaaaattgttctccttagcctctgaggataggacaagtaggaatggacttaaattgcagcaagggcggttaggttggacattaagaaaaaacttcctaactgtcagggtggttaagcactggaataaattgcctagggaggttgtggaatctatcattggagatttttaagagcaagttagacaaacacatgCTAGGGatgctctagatcagtggttctcaaccaggggtctggagggctatgagcaggtttcagggggtctgccaagcaggaccagtgttagacacactagggctcagggcagaaagtCTAAGTCCTGCCACACAGGGGTGAAGCTTGGGACCCTGAACCCTGCCACTCGGGGGTGAAGCTGAAGCATAAGCAACTCAGCTTTGCGGGGTGCCCTGTGATGTGGGGCCCccagcaactgccctgcttgctactccttaacaccagccctggcttttatatgcagaaaaacaattaTTGTGGCataggtgggccgtggagtttttatagcatgttgtggtggcctcagaagaaaaaaaaaaggttaagaacTCCTcatctaaataatacttagtcctgccatgagtgcaggggactagactagatgacctctcaaggtccctttcagtcttatgattctatgatttcttctgaagcagctggtaatGGCCTCTGTCTAAGACAGGATACTTGACTCTTTGGTCTACTGACCTGATACAAATTGACATATCAGATGTTCTTCTGTATTAGATAGTCATTGAAAATGAGTAATTGTTATCTACACGCTAGATTTGCAACTCAAAAATACAATCAGAAATTAGCTTGAAATAATCAAATGTAGGAATGTCAAAAGAACAGTCACTAAAGTTAGTGTCTATTGATGTGGATAATCTGCTGAATGTTCTGCTTGTTTTAGATAAATGTGTTCTGTTAACCATCGTTCTGGTGACTTGAGCTAAACAGTTTGGTGTTCTCAGGTCTTAGTGACCAGTAGTTTAGGGCCCGGTCCTGCAGTCTATACACCTCAATAATGGTTTGCACTTGAGTAGACTCAGTAAAATAGATGGAACTGCTCAGATGTATTTCTAGGATCAGGGCCTGTCACAGTTTGCTGTTTATAATACCAACATGGTGTTCATCAGCAGAGATTGAAAATTCATATATATTATTATAATCTTCATTGTAGCTGCTACTGTTTGATTATGACAAGGTGGAGTTGGCGAACATGAACAGGCTCTTCTTCCAACCTCATCAAGCTGGACTAAGTAAAGTGCAGGCAGCGGAGCATACTTTGAGGTATATAGTGGGTATCAGATATGTTTACCATGGGATGCTATTTCAAACTTAGGTATTTCACTctacaaaaaaaccccataacAAAGTTGCATGTTCATATGGAGTCTCAGGACTGAGCTGCACTAGAATTTTTGCTGGTATAATCTAGGGTAGATGtaggattttttatttatttgttaatgACATTTTTACACTGGAAAAGCCTTAGTGCAGATGCAGTTAGACcagcaaaaagtgatttttgcCAGTAAAGCTTTTCATTCAGAGAACTGGCATAAGCACATTTTTGCCAGTAGTGGCTGCGTCTATGCTAGAAGGGTTTGCCAGAATAGCTATAGTAGCTAATCTTTTATAAGCTAAAGTGTGTTTCTAAAAATTCCTGCAGTGCTTGTGACTTGGATGAGTGAGGGAGTTCTTTGAGGTTGCTACTGCATTCATTGTCACTGTTgactgattttattttctttataagGAATATTAATCCTGATGTTCAGTTTGAAGTACATAACTACAATATCACAACAGTGGATAACTTCCAACATTTCATGGACAGAATAAGgtaaaatgttttgagaaaaGCACACAACTTCTTTTGATGTTTGTTGGTAAATAAAGTCTAAAATACTCTATTGGCTTCATAATTTTTGTAAATGTTAGGCCTCCAACTGGAAAACAATCACATTTTatgtaaaatatatgtatataaagaCACTTTTGTTTCCTAGCCCTGTTATCCAAGTAGATCTTGGTAAATAGCATTTACTTTTGTCtcactttaaattaaatttgTTCCTTGTTTATATTAGTGTATTGTTAGCTTTCCAGCCAAATTGAAGATTCCATGTGTTGTCATTAAAAAGACATCACATTGCACAATCCTTTCTTTTGAGTAGCTTGACTCTCATTTCCAATGTAATTAATATCTCACTAATTAGTTCTGAAATGACTGCAGATATGTTATGCAAAGAGAAACCATTAGGGGAAATAAAAATTTATACTACACTTCTTAAAATTTGTAAGAGGTGCAAATTATACCCAGTGATATTTCCTTTAGTCTGAAATATCCTCTTATCTGAATCTCTTATGattcctcagatgaccccattttTAAGGACTGCCTTTTTACTTAGTTCTATGGATGTCCCTGCACATTTTGGATAAACAGGGTTTTATTGAATTGTTTGAGACTGTGAGTGTTAAATAGGATCCAGACTATTTTGTTAGATAGGAATATATTTCCCATCAATTTATGTAATGAAAAGAATGAAATGTCTTGACTACAATTTTAATGTGTTTTGCAAACCATCCTCATGTAAACTGTGGTATTTACTTTAGTTATGGTGGGTTAGAAGAAGGGAAACCTGTTGATCTTGTACTGAGCTGCGTGGACAACTTTGAAGCTCGTATGGCAATTAACACTGTAAGTGCAGCATCTGAGGCCTACGCATATTCTTGTGGGTTTGCTAATACATtcttccattattattatttacagaaGTTATGTGCACCATAAAGAAGGCAAAACCTTATTAAGGAGTCTGTTAATATATGTGAAAATAAGGAAATGTGGGGAGGAAATGAGCTTTTTATTCAGTTCTTAGAGCATAAAGAGTAGACATAAAACAGATTAGATGTGATAGTAAGTAATGGTTAGTAAAGGAAAAGTGTATTTTTGTTGTTAAATTTTATTTGTATTGAGTCATCTTGTAAACCCTGTCTAAATTCACTAATGACTTTCTTTGTATAACTATCCTATGGAAAAATTGATAAGAATTGTTCTATTTTGATGTACATTATTAAGGCAGTATACAGTTTTTACTGTGCGGTTTTCCTTCACAGTTGTAACAAATGCAGTGTATTTTCCAAAACACACATTTTTGTTGCCATCCACCTGCTAGCTTGATCAGCATGTGTATATATGACACATATAATTGTATAAATATAATAAATCCATGCttgcgtgtgcatgtgtgtaaaataaatataattaaaggGAGAAAACAGTAAAGAAATTGAATAGAAAATCCTAATAAACCATATTAGACTCCTGGGCCCTGATCTGGCAACTGTGAGTTGGAGCCCTGTACATGCGCAGAGCCCAATTGATTTTTATGGCACTCCAGACAAGTGCAGAGATCTGCTGTCCTGAATCCAATACCCATATTTGGCCTTTGATTTTTATTATTGTCAGAGTAACTAAAAAAAGGCACAGAAATAGTTTATAGTCGTACCTCTTTTAATCTGACAGTTCTTTTGTCTTCTGGCTTTAAGGGGTAAAAGTCACGGATTCATCAGTGTAATTCATCAGTGATTTCTAATAACCTTTTGCAACAAACTTCTACAGTGTTAATTTATTGTAACTCTTCTGTATGTTTGTGATTTCAAGGCCTGCAATGAGCTTGGACAAACATGGATGGAATCTGGAGTGAGTGAAAATGCAGTCTCAGGACATATACAACTTATCATACCTGGTGAATCTGCTTGTTTTGCGGTATGCAGTCCTTGGCGAAGGGGTCCTTTTCTGAAATCTAGGATTCACTGTATTTCTAGTTTGTGCTTTTTAAAACAGGATATGTGGTGTGAAACTGGTATTTCAAGGCTATATAGCCACAGCTTGTTTTAGTTCAGAGTAATTCTGGTTATTGCCTTTGTGTGGTCTGaggtttttattcattttttttttaatgaaatttctttttttctcctcccaGTGTGCTCCCCCACTTGTGGTTGCTGCTAATATTGATGAAAAAACCTTAAAGCGAGAGGGAGTTTGTGCAGCCAGCCTTCCTACCACTATGGGAGTAGTTGCAGGGATTCTTGTACAAAATGTTCTGAAGTAAGTTATTTGAATGAACTTCTGTGACTAAACTTACAGTATCTTGTTATAAAGAATACAACAGGCTTCTTTCTGATCATTAGAGCTTCACGTCTTCAGGACTTTATAAGCTTATGAGATTGGTGATCTTTCTTTCCCAGTGACAGAtctgcctctctttcatacacaCTCATGTACAAAGGCATTTGCTTAAAGGAGTTGATACCGAGATATGTGATaggagggtatatctacactgcaaaacaaaacTCTATGGCAGctagtctcagagcctgggtcaactgattcaggtgctgcggggctaaaaatagcatcGTAGATATTCCCGCTTGGCTGGAATCCAtactctgaaacctggtgggggggaggggctcagagcccATGCTCCAGCCTAAGCAGAAAAAATCTACATTACTATTTTTTAGCTCTTTAGTGTGAGCCTGAgttagctgactcaggctctgagacttgctgccacaggtttgttttttcccttagtgtagacgtatcctgaGTCACTGAACTTTTTGTTTTGGAGCTACAATTTTCTACAGATTGTTTCAAGTGCTCTTTCATGATACTTGTTTTTTTTATTCATCTTGAATTACGAAGTCTTGAAGAATGTCAACGTGGCAGAATAACTTCTTGGTTTCCTTTGCACAAAGCATGGGAAGAGAGTTAGTCCTGCATAGTTTCTGTTCAGTGATGCAAAACAGCTATAAATATTTTTACTGTATAGTAAAATTTTCTACCAGTAATATCACAAACTCCAGCTGTTCAAAGAACTATGTCCATGAGAAAATTTGAACAATACTTTGTGCATAAATTTGTTTCCCTTTCCTTATTTTTAAG harbors:
- the UBA5 gene encoding ubiquitin-like modifier-activating enzyme 5 isoform X3, which codes for MNRLFFQPHQAGLSKVQAAEHTLRNINPDVQFEVHNYNITTVDNFQHFMDRISYGGLEEGKPVDLVLSCVDNFEARMAINTACNELGQTWMESGVSENAVSGHIQLIIPGESACFACAPPLVVAANIDEKTLKREGVCAASLPTTMGVVAGILVQNVLKFLLNFGTVSYYLGYNAMQDFFPTMAMKPNPQCSDKNCRKQQEEYKEKKAAQPKQVVVEQEEEIVHEDNDWGIELVSEVSEEELKAASGPLPDLPKGITVAYTIPNKEENVVAEETTVAESEESLEELMAKMKNM